The Populus trichocarpa isolate Nisqually-1 chromosome 18, P.trichocarpa_v4.1, whole genome shotgun sequence genomic interval TCGTTCCTTGCTAATTTTGAAGTGCCCAAAATTGAAAGCACTTCCGGATTACGTGCTCCAGTCAACAACTATAGAGAAACTGCTAATAAAATCTAGCTCAATTCTAGAAGAACAATTCAAAGCAGGAGGAGAGGGCTGGCCCAACGACTCTCATATCCCAAGCATCACAATTATTTAAGGAGGGAGGTAATATCTTCTATTTATTAAATCTGACTTCacattatttattaatagaGAAATGTTGCTTAGTTAGTTTTAGCACTTTCTACTTAATTCTTCTACTTAATTTCTCCTCTTAATTGGCACTTTTAGGAACTTCCTAATTCACACCGTTTAATAAGagaacaacaataaataattgGTTGCAGGTAACTTCTATGTacaactcttttatttatttatttatttatttattttttattttgggtgttCCTATTAGTGTGGTTTTactgtataattaatttaataaaagcagctttgaagaattaaaatgaataatagCTTCGATGAATTAAGAGTGTAAATTATCCACCAATTTCTGAGTTCATCTATATAATCATCTTTCTTGAATGCCATGCAGCCGCCCAACAACAAGGGGAAAAGAAATATTCCCAGCGCTCAAATCCAtcggaagaggaggaggagatgtgTATATatcctttaattaattaattaattatattgtttctaactttgctttttattttttttacttattgttGTTGCCCTCTCTCTGTTTCTTATAATAGTTTGATTATTATCTgtacattaaaacaaaattgttgcCTCagcatataaattaataaaagtgtTTCCGTGATTGTCCCGTGGTTTTTCCCCTCATTTTAAGagggttttccacgtaaaattatcgtctcttctctctctcttttaattttttcctttcttgttcTGCTGTTCCTTACAGTAAACATGACTTTCAACAgcattttcttcaatattttctcaaaaaatgtTGTTGCCAATTTTATATTCTCttcatttcattttgattttttatttaaaaattataaaatatttaaaaacaagtaGATGGGATGGAGAGTTTGATGAgggaatttgtttttggtagAAAACATACCATTAAatttgtcacgacccgaatcccgggtcCATGACCGGCAACGCAGGGGCGGTGCCGGAAGGACACCCCGCCCGCGCTAAGCCTCAAAACagacatatcaaaagaataatttattcaaaattacgcagcatttcataatcttcagaaatattatattattcaaagctgatgaaaccaaaaggtagtttaaaactcctcatcagtaattaaaacaaaaacaataatccataatactcattacattgtcaaaattCTAACTTAAAACAAGGTAATAGTGGAGCGTCTAAGACATCGAATCAAACAGCCTTGAAAGATAAGCAAGGCATACTGAcccaaaactgaagaagcaggaacactcaacaaggttcacctgctatcagaaactaagaacctgaaataatattaagaatgaggggtgagttcaaccaactcagtgagggaataataattaatatacattttagatattcttgatattaatagTTCGCAAGAtcatttatcttgatatacatatacatatacatatacatactaaacatattatatacatatcatatacatacaaaacatatcatatacatatcatatacatactaaacGTATCATCATAACGTAGTGGACtacatgtcagagatcagatgacacccggaggtgaccagatgacacacgaaggtgaccagatgacacccgaaggtgaccactgtgggatgatcagtcgccacaggctgatgcctctctcaccagctaggtTTACAGAATATTATGTGCACATAGGCTAACTACTCTCTgttagcatggagttactgacaagtcccatatcaaggcataatagatattcacataatcatcaaagaaacgtatatcatatcaaataaaatttactttgacagattgcgagtgcaaattcaagaataaatgagtactcAGAAATAAAGCAAcgtatataaatattcaagaaatttactaattgtactcatcatataatcaacatacgtatttatttatattatatgcatattaaagattattccactcacccggaaaatatagaactaaaagGAATGTCAGACGAAAGACCCGAAAATCCTATTGAGGAtcgttaggagaacctacaacaatatgaaaatatactcaaaagcaactcaaacaagagatcccaatgcataaaataaaactaggtttagtctcctaagtttatggactaaaacgacaattttccaaaacagggaccaaaacgtaattttaccaaaattggaCCAATCTGGAAAATACATAACTATACTGAattttcacccataaaccatccttaattctgtctagaacgaaccagggaccgaattgaaattttcataaagttcagggactaaaatgtaaattcccaaaattgagggaccaaactgaaaatattccaaatcaattatcaaactcagattcatcatccttaacctcataataacactgtacagaatctcaaaatacaattaggggtcaaattataattttcccaaagtttagggactaaactgtaatttcataaattgagggaccaaattgaattttcatcatcttcaacctcaaacccaaaATTTCACAGATTACCTACTGTCATCTCCTGATttctaacacaatttcaccattcaaacaaaatcacaactcaaaatcatcatatttACCTCCAATCTCTCACaatcaactaattaaccaattacccacaacaatcaacccataacattccaattaattcatcaatcaaactcaaaacacaatattcaaaaccctaacatttatcaaaacagaacttaaagcttaaagaacacacatttatacataatcttacctttaaacttatttcctccaattctcttctcctttccttatctttccctcttttctcttcttcttcctccccttttcttctcttctcccgtcagttttcacttttaaaacacagctctctctcttctattttcttttctatttatatttatcaactctttgttcaattactacaataccccttattcatttatactcatttttagccttcaagggctttattgccttttacctactcatttaatttcaaaacatcacaaaatTAACTATAATCAACGATGATCtaagaattatttaattatttttatgttataaatattatttatcttttataaactaagagtattaaattataattaatttgcaacaaaacaaaatcccaagCAAGATTGTTAAAATCGCAAGTTAACTCGTAATTAAAATCGTaagattttacgagttaacatGTATCTAACGTGCTAATTGGACTAAAAACTCGAAACCAGTAAAATCAAACTTAACTGGTGCAAAATCGATAAACTCGGtctgattttacgagtttactaaatttatgATATGAACCAAGCCAGGTCTAAATTTGGCCTTAAAATGTCTGCTAATTAGTTTTGCGAGATTGAACATATCTTTCAAACTGTATATTGgataaagctgaaattttataggaaaatattagatacatgaaaatatattgtggtaaattttcaggtcaaatggagttaacaaacataatatttcagatGGTCAAATTTAGTAAACTAATATTGTCAAATATGTCAAACAATACCTTCGTGTACTATTTGAGACATATTTAAAGTTACCGGTGGAATTTTGCTTCGATTAAAGTTAGGATAAAACTATACATCTAAAACTTTCCAACTATATATCATAGACCCAATAATTCATCCAAATGagagagaacgacatgtttgaaatcaggactcaaatctgccaagaatatacaaaaaataaagattcagGCTATATGGagaaattttaacatgaaaacattttttattatttaatttatttaattttaaataattatttttaatttgaattttttctagcacaatagacattgtttaggagtttatttcattattgaattgtgttaattaattactaatttaaacttATTAGCTTGCAATCCAAAATGGGTCTATCAAGATTTATTGTAACGGAAACAACTAGGTTGTCAGTAGGTTTATATGTGTTTCCTATCTTTTTAGTGATTCCCCTGTATTGAAAAAATTTgttctgaaaatttttatttctccatgtcattaatttattaattcatactatctatttctctcattttatttagattatttattgattataatattgttgattcattttattagattttaatataatttaattttttaactaaaattatcaatatataattaattaaaaataattacttataattttatattatattttttttatatgatgccaaaaaaaaaattattaacaaccGTGGAACCTGATATATATCGTGTCCAAACCCTGCTGGCACCTTCTTCCACGTGGTACAATCTTATCCTTTCAACCCCTAATCACTTCCGATCACCCCACCAAACCCAATCACAGATCGTCCCTTGACAAAAAGCGCGGGAAAAcgaaaaaaagccaaaaaaataaagatataaaaaaaataaaaaatccgaCACGCGAACCATTTCACGGCTGTCCACGCAGGGTGAGAAGGAAGCCGAGCTCGTCCGGACTCTCATTTCGTTCTcgtttttcctttcttcctaTGGCGCCTAGAAAGAAGGCTGAAGAGACGAAATCGACGTCGTCGGAGAAGCCAGCGACTAGGAGGTCGGCTCGGATGACTCGGAGCACAGCTAAGCGATTCAATGCGAAGCTGACTGAGTTACCGACCGAGTCgggaaagaagagaaagcaagAGAAAGCAGCAGAGAGTAAGGAGAAGAAGGTGAAGACTCATGTGAAAGAAGAAGCGGAAACTAAGACTTCGTCTTCCTCGGAGGCTGAGGTGGAAGGTAAAGCAGAGgaagttgaagaagaagaaccggAGGCCGACGAGGACGGAACGAAAGAAGAAGATGCTAAGGAAGAGAGTCCCGCTGGTGATGCAGTTACTAAGACTATTGTGATTGAACATTGgtgagtttttctattttttttaggttttgtttggtttgtgaGAAAGTAGAGGAAAACACTAAACTGGCGAAAAAGTGAAtagtcttttatttaattaagcgAGTGTTTTCTTatctaatttcttaaaaaattatgtgagtgtttttttggttttgggagAAATAATAGTGGAGTTAGAGTCTTAGGTACTTggtttctgatttatttttcttcttggttgctgagaaaatggAAGAAGGTAGAGGAAACTGCGTTGAGATTTCAAGCCctgggttggtttttttttttttttttgtgcgtgTTTGTAATTGATTTAAAAGTGTGAACTGTAAATTAGGCTTAGAAAAGTGGTTTTTTCAGTCTTGAGAGGATTGGGGATTTTTGTTTCTAGGGTTAGTTGAATTCGTGATTGAGTATTTTACTCTAATCAATTTTGACTCTCTTTCCCTGATTGTGTTTGGTTTCAAAGAAAATAGAGGTGTAATGAAAGAGGGTTGATAGAGTAGTTTTTCAATAAACTTGGGGGTGGGTTTATTTTGAGTAAGCGAAATTAGATTAATAACTTTTTGTTTTGGTCAATTTTGATGTCtgtcttcaatttttcttgtctttttgggGTTTGGAGAAATAAGAAATAGTATTATTGTTTCTAATTAGAAAGTCTGTTTGGCTGCCCAGAAATTGGTTGAAAGGAAAGGGTTAAACGGTTAGTGTCCCATCCCAGGAAATTAATTGGAAAtgctgttttatttttgaaaattaatctgGTTGTTTTCTAGGGAAAATGGAGTAGTCCTCTTAAGGTTTTAGTTTCTGGTTCTTGCTGTGCATGATAGGAATATAGAAGCATTGTTTGTATCTAATCGGATCTTTTTTGGCCGGGATCTGTTTCCTTTGGTGTTTAGGAAGGAGAGTTGAAATCTGCTCTGTTTTTAGgcggtgtttgtttttgtgctcCAACcctgtttttgaaaaattttgattttttttttactttattttttgtgtttttggatcgttttgatggactgatgtcaaaaatgaattttaaaaaataaataaaaatattattttgatgcatttccaagcgaaaatcactttaaaaaacaaccactaccacTATATCAAACACTATCTTAAACTTTGATTCGACTTACATATCTTGGCTTGAGgttatttgatcttttaattttttttcctgttagaACCTGTAGCAGTGAAGTTGAGTATTTTCACTTCATGTGTCGGATTTTAAAGAAGGTTGAGGAACTTGATAGagataaaaacttatttatttgtttatttagttAGTTTGGAATGGTTTGAACTTCAAAATATAGAATGATGGTTTTGTTCAGcattatttagtttttctagTGAGTAATCTTGCATTTTAAATTACCAATATGAAAACATCTACTTGATGGCTGAGGTGTGTTTTCATAGGAAAGTTCTGTTGCATAGGGCATTAAGTGTCATTATGATTCAAGGAATTATTGCATAAGtgtttattcatgtttttttttttgggcaatATGCCCCTAGCTAAGTGTCATTATTCATATGATGCATTTTCTAATCCATATGTTGATTCTTGCAGCAAACAGTGCAATGCATTCAAGACAAGAGCTATTCAGGTGAAAGATGGTCTGTTGAGTGCCTTTCCTGGTATCTCCGTGTTACTCAATCCTGAAAAGGTACTTTTGCTGGGCGATCTAACTTCTTTACACAGCTATTAGTTGAATCTAGCCTTgagcttcttttttgtttgccAAAGACATTgagttaaatgatgtttttgataATCTAATGCTTTGTGTACATTGGTAAATTTCTTCTTTAGTGCCCTTCTCATGGACACCCAATCTCATACACTGAGGGAAATGGCATAATGCagctatttttaaattttgtagtgGGAGCTTTTCAATAATCCAAAGTGTTCTGCATTTGGCtcaattacttatttttttacttctgtAATTGATGCGTATTCATCTGGGTAAAAAAGCACATTCGTGTCCAGTTTTAAAAATCTGTTGTATCATGACCTTTTCAACAATCTAATGCTTTGTGTACTTGGATGAGTATCTGGTACAGTGCTCTTGTTGTCAGAACTTCTTTATGCGCGTGAAAAGGCAGATTTGTGGCTAGTTGCTGTGATTTCTTTTATTGAGGGCTTTTACTTATTGCATTATGTATAGGGTCATATTTTGAGCATTGTCATATTTTGGAATGCTATGTATTATTTGAAATTGCAGTGAAAATCAAAGATTTACAAGCTTGGGTCATGTGTTACCTTGATTCAATTATGAATTGACGATGTGGTTATGTAACAATGGTATTATCTCGGATGTTTATGCTGTTTATTGCATACATTAGACATTTCAACATTGTTTCTTGTGAATCCAAACTCTACAGTTCTTTACGTGCAAAATATGgacacaaaaagaaagaaagaaatggagattgacgttgatattttttatgatattaaaaccAAAACCTCGATGCATGCATATGCCAAGCtgtttatcattattttgattgtcatGGTCAAAGTTTTGTCCTTTTCCTGGTGTTAACCAAGTAATTGCTGTTGACGTCAACTGATAAGGTCTTTGATAACACATAGCATAGGGACAACAAGTTTTCTTTGCAGAAGGATTATCTGCCATCTTACTGGCATATTGTTTGGTGTTTTAACTTCTCCTTTACTTGCATATTTTCTGTTTAATTGATGTTTCTCTCCAACTCTCAACAGCCTAGAAGGGGATGCTTTGAAATACGGGAAGAAGGTGGGGAAACATTCATCAGTCTTCAGGTAAAATTCACACCTGAAGTATCTATTGATAGTCTCTTTAGTTCATCAATTTGTATGGctgatgcatttttttattttaattttgtttcattcTCTTAAAACCTTTAGGAATGGTTAATTTTATCATGCCCGCAGAGTTTCCATATTTAACAAAGATCAGTACTCAATGATTTCTGGTAAAAACTTGTgagttcaattttaaaatatgagatagctttttaaaatatgagatagcttgaataataatttgttctttgttttatcTGAGATGTCATGAActaatgattttcttcaaaaccTTCATCTTTGTACCTTAAAAGGCTTAAACAAGTCCAAGTCTAAAGCACCATTTTCTGTGGGTCTAAAAAAGAGCGAGTGGTGGTTAAATCAACAATTCCGCATGGCGCATGCAATAGCCCTTCTTCTGTCAGTGAGGGGTAAAAATTCGCATTAGTAAAACGCCATTTTATATGATGTTTATTTTGTAATCTTGGACGAAAACTAGGTCTTTGGTGAAATTGTACATAATTTACAGATATGTTAGCTCTTGGGACTTGGCTCAGTTTGTAAAAGATTCTTGATTTGAATCTAGCTATTCAAGAAGAATTTAAGTAAATGTTTGAATTAACAAGATCAGACAGGGTCCCTTcccatatttatttaaaaaaattatctgacaTACTTTGCTAAAGTAGCCTTTGCTGGTGCTTgaaattgtttcatttttgCTCCGCCTGTCATCTATTGCAGAACATGAAAAGACCGTTTCCACCTTTGAAGGCACTTGACATGGACCGAGTCATCTCGGATATAATTGACAGGGTCAGAAGCTCAACCAATGCATCTGGATGAATCTGGTTGAATTACAAGAGAGTCCTTTTTTGGGGGGGTTTCATCGAAAGTTAACCAAGTTAATCTGGTTCAATGGTCAAAACCTTAAAAGAGCACTGATCGTAGGTGTGGATTAATGATTATGCATTTCCTAATTATTCTTCTGATTCTGTTAAGGTGAGCCTTACAGCCATTTTGGATATTCTTGAGAAGCTCATATGATGAGCCTGTGCGGACAAGCGGATTCATGTTTGTgtatttgaaatgtttttaccaCAGCTAATGAATTCAGGAAAGTGGTTCTTCGGATCGATGTTTGATCATTGTCTTGATTATGGAGCTTGattttacaatttctttttatcgaTTTGGTTTTCTGATTTTCATCAGAATGTTCAAGTAAGATTGTTAACCAAATACACTCCAGATCATTTATTTCTGTCAAATTGCTGTGAAATCTTGGCAGCAATAAGGCCCGACTGCCCTCCTCAGGCAGGATACTTGACGCTTTAGCTACAGCACTGCAACGGTTGATATGCACACACAGCATCCAGTATCCATCGTaaaaaaggtgaagaaaaaaagttgtggTTGATGAAAAATCAAGGCATGTTCATAAAGCATGTAAACATTTTGAATTTGCAATCTATAAGTATAAATCAGACTAAACTTGTATGCCCCCATTAGGCCTCCAACTTCATTTCAAATTGAGGTGATTGGAGGGGGATGTAATCAAATGTAGCACAAAAGACATTGATTCTTGTGCTAACTTCCATGCTATCCAGCTTCGGTTTTCTCAATTCTTTTACCTAGTTTTTCTTCTGCCTTGTTCTATTGCTTGCCTTTCAAAAACCCATCATGCAGGCCAACAATCCTATCACCACGACGGCACCACCAGCATGCATTTGTGAAGAAGCAGCTTCAGCAGTTGTTTCATCTGCCATTGGTGCATCAGCCAATGGAGAGGCTGTGGGTACATCAGCTACTGGTCCATCAGCAGCCACTGGCCCCTCGGTCGGTGATTCAGTTGGAGTGGATGGTTCCACCTTGGATGGTGCAGGAGCCTTGGAAGGAGATTTGGCAGTTGGAGCTGGTGCCTTCTTGGGAACGGCAgcaggtggtggtggaggagcaTTGTTCTCAATCCCTGGAGCCTCAATAGGTTCGCTGACTTGGAGCACCGAAATGTTATAAGGCTGTGCGTACACGGGTTTGACAAGTGATGCGACGAGAGGAGCACCTTTCACTGCTGAACCGAATTTGATTCCCTCAGCAGTTCTGCTAATATTCAAGAAACCTTGTCGATCATCTGCAGCGCCACTAGCTTGGTACAAGGTGGTGACGATAGTGCTGgcctttttaagttttgaaagcTTTATTTGATCATAGTAATCAAGAATTACATGCGCACTCAAGATCCTCTTGGCAATGTCCAAGGGTCTTCCAGAGAGCCCACCAATCGAGCTATTATCGAGAGCAAGCACAGTGATGGTTTCTCGGCTGCTCATTTCCTTGGCGAGCCCGCTTTGGGTTAGGAGATCATTGAAGCTAACAAACTCAGGGTATTGTGCAAGGATCTTGGTGATGTTGAAGGCCGTGGAGGTTGAGGAGATTAAGCACAAGATTGCAATGAAGAGGAGGGAAGAGACCTTGAAATCCATCTTTGTGAAAGGATGCTGCCAAACCCTTCCtccttattattaatattattatctcTTCTGTTGGAATTCGAAGCAGATAATGCTGAGACCTTTATAGGCATGTTGAGATGTTGACCAGAAACAAGATGCTGACCAATTGATGGCTGAGAATGAATTTCTCTTACAGATCAGGATATATGAGGTTTCGAATTTGCATGTCATCAATCATGATGTGTTGTTTGGTTGGGCTTTAACAATGGAACGTGGTTTTAGAGAGTTGTTGATTATTAGAAATGCTTTCATGGACTAAATTTAGAGCTTTCTATCTGAGTGTTGTCAGGATTGCACTGTAAATACCTAACCTTCCATCTAATTAATGCAACCCTTGTTCCCAATCTAGTCctattttctaacaaatttGACTACTAATTTTACAATGATAAACATTTTATTTcgaaattgatattatttagaATGATGTatgattatttgtattttaaatcaGATGAATCTCGATAATTCTCTAATCTTTCTCTTTAACTTAGgttgagtttcaaattaaattaggtGTGAGATAactcaatttaatttgatattaaaacctAATCAAAactcggttaattttttttttttaaaaaaacatcattttaaattaattaaaattaaccttTTAACTCTATAATCCGGGTAAagctaggtttaataactttattttgacAAAGCAGATTTCTAGCAACTGAAAGCAATGAAAGTTTTTCGGTGTTCATGTTCAAATTATTTCCTAATTAAGGGGATGTCACGAGATGAACAAAAGAGAAGCAAATTATTGAACAGACATGGAATGGGGCAAAATCTAATCCCATCAAAATTGGTTATGAGCTCATGTTGGGCTATATTTGGTCAAGCAAAGTGTTGGGCTTGGAGAATTGGGTAGGGAAATCAAACCCATATATGAACAGGCCATTTTGTAGATTAGGAATTCGAAGTCCACAAACTTCAGTTTCAAAGAAGCCTAAGGGTGTTTTTTTAGCAtcggtgatgatgatgaattgacaatatctataataataacaagaatagGAATAATCCCGCATTAGGGAGGCTTTAGTCGGTTAGTTAACataagtttttatattagatttataatgaaatttaaatttataatactaattaaacattaacacatatatgagaaataatt includes:
- the LOC18107584 gene encoding helicase SWR1-like is translated as MAPRKKAEETKSTSSEKPATRRSARMTRSTAKRFNAKLTELPTESGKKRKQEKAAESKEKKVKTHVKEEAETKTSSSSEAEVEGKAEEVEEEEPEADEDGTKEEDAKEESPAGDAVTKTIVIEHCKQCNAFKTRAIQVKDGLLSAFPGISVLLNPEKPRRGCFEIREEGGETFISLQNMKRPFPPLKALDMDRVISDIIDRVRSSTNASG
- the LOC112325935 gene encoding fasciclin-like arabinogalactan protein 3, translated to MDFKVSSLLFIAILCLISSTSTAFNITKILAQYPEFVSFNDLLTQSGLAKEMSSRETITVLALDNSSIGGLSGRPLDIAKRILSAHVILDYYDQIKLSKLKKASTIVTTLYQASGAADDRQGFLNISRTAEGIKFGSAVKGAPLVASLVKPVYAQPYNISVLQVSEPIEAPGIENNAPPPPPAAVPKKAPAPTAKSPSKAPAPSKVEPSTPTESPTEGPVAADGPVADVPTASPLADAPMADETTAEAASSQMHAGGAVVVIGLLACMMGF